CGGCGAGATCAAAGGTCGCCACGCGCGTGACGCTGGCCCAGTCCTGGTGAACCGTAACTGCGAAGATGCGGCCGGGCGTCTCCATCGGCTCGGTCTGGTCGCGCGCGGCGCGGGCGCCAAGGAAGACGGCGGCCAGAGCGGCGAGCACCAGCGTGAATGTTGAGTTGCGGCAGGGGATGCTGCGCATGGCGACGCTCCTTTCGCGCCCCTTCGAGGGGGCGCTGCACGCGAGTCAACCCACTCCGACGGTCACGGGCACGAACGACGGCTTCACGCGCGCCTCGAACTCGCTGCGGAACTTGTTGACAATGGTGCGGACGGCCCAGTTGTTGCCGTCGGCGAGGCCGCAGATGGTCGTGCCGGGCATCGCGCCCATCGAGCCGGCCAGTTCGAGCAGCAGGTCGAGGTCTTTGCTTTTCGCTTCGCCGGCTTCAATGCGGCACATGAGTTTGTACATCCAGCCCGAGCCCTCGCGGCAAGGGGTGCACTGACCGCACGATTCGTTCTTGAAGAACCGCGTGATGTTCCGCGCGACCATGACCATGTCCGTGTCTTCATCGAAGATCGTCGGGCACGCCGTGCCCAGGCCGAGCACTTCGTACTTACGCCCGATGTCGAAGTCCATCTCGGCGTCGAACTGGTCGGTGCCGAGGACGCCCATGGAGATGCCGCCGGCGATGGCCGCCTTGTACTTCTTGCCGCCGCGCATGCCGCCGCAGTAGTCATCGACGAGTTTGCGCAGGGGGATGCCGAGGTCGCACTCGTACACGCCGGGCCGATTGACGTGGCCGGAGACGCCCATGAGTTTGGTGCCGTAACTCGGCGGGCCCTTGATCGAAGACTCGCACCCGAGCGACTTGAACCACCCGACGCCCTGCTCGACGATGAAGGGCACGCAGCAGAGCGTCTCCACGTTGTTGATGATGGTCGGCTTGCCAAAGAGGCCCTTGACAGCGGGGAACGGCGGCTTGATGCGCGGCCAGCCGCGCTTGCCTTCGAGCGATTCGAGCAGTCCCGTTTCCTCGCCGCAGATGTAGGCGCCGGCGCCGCGGTGCAGGTAGCAGTCCACCTTGAAGGGGCTCGCGCCTCCCAGCAGCCCTTTACCGCCAAAGATGCCGTTGTCGTACGCCTCGGCGATCGCCTTCTCGAGGACGTGGGCCTGGTGGTGGTACTCGCCGCGGATGTAGATGTACGCGGTCTGAATCCTGCACGCGTAGCAGGAGATGGCGATGCCTTCGAGGAGCATGTGCGGGTCGTAGTCGAGAATGAGCCGGTCCTTGAAGGTGCCCGGCTCCGATTCGTCGGCGTTGACGGCGAGGTAGCGCTGTCCCTCGTAGTTCTTCGGCAGGAAGGTCCACTTGAGGCCGCAGGGAAAGCCCGCGCCCCCGCGGCCGCGCAGACCCGAATCCTTGACCTGGTCCACGATGGCGGCCGGCTCCTGGGCGATCGCCTGCCGCAGCGCCTCGTAGCCGCCGGACTTGAGGTAGTCTTCGTACCAGACGGTGCGGCGGTCTTGCGGGTTGCCGTAGGGAAACGTGGGGATGCGCCGGGTGAGCACCGGCCCGGTCATGGGCATGATTCAGACTCCAAACGCAGCAAAGCGCTGCCATCCAGCGGTGGACGGAATCATAGCGCCGGCTGGGCGGCGGCGGATTCGGCGCGAGGCGCCGAAGCGCGCGCCGCGATCTCGGTCAGCAGCGGGATCATGCCTTCGGCCATGACGGTGTCCCAACTCATCCCGTCGGCGAGTTCGCGGCCGGTCTGGAGCAGGCGCCGCCGCTGGTCCTCGTTGCGCGGCAGGCGGCGGTGCAGTTCGGCCGCCACCGCGCGCGCCACGCGTTCCTCGACGTGGTCGCGCTGCTGCTGAGTCATGGCGCGGAGTTCATCGAGGCTCATCGGCCGGTCGAGCCGGGTGTAGTCCGCGACGATGACGTTGGGGTAATCCCGCGCCGCCTCGCCCAGGCGGCCCACAACGTGCTGATACGACGTCACGCACCCGCACACCGAACTGGCGACACAGATGGCGCCGCTGCCGAGCGGCTCGAACTGGGCGATGCCGAACGGCTCGTAGATCGACTGGCCGAATTCGACGTCCGCCGCCTGCCGCAGCGTGGCGAAGCTCATGTCCTCATGGGCCGCATCGCCCAGAACGGCGCGGCTCCAGCCGAACTGGTTGACCAGCATCACCTTGACATTCGTGTGGCCGGCGTTGAACGCCTTGACGAGTTGAAAGATTTCGAGTTCAGGCCCGGCGAGATCGGGATAGCCCTCGCGATGATGCCATGGCCAGCCATACTCGCGCGCCATGCGGTTCACATCCGCCATGCTGCGCGGCGGCGCGCCGCAGGTCAGGATGACGAGCAGTCCCGTGCGCCCGTCGGCGCCCAGCGCCGCATCAAGATGGGAGATGACTTTGAGGTCGCGCCAGAATCCCTTGCTGATCACCGGCCGGGCGACGTGGGTCATGAGCACGTCGGGCGCGTAGCCGATGACGCGCTGAGCCCACTCGATCACAAGTTGCCGGCTGCGTGTTTCCTGGTCAAAGTCGCTGTAGAACGCCGGCAGGCCGTTGTAGACGAGGCGGACTTTGTCGCTGTTCGTTTCAGCGTTAAGGAAGCGCATTTCCTCGGCGGTCGGGTCGCCCACGGCCACGATCGCGTCGAGCAGATGCGCGCGACTCACGAGAGCGTGGCGCATGAAGCCGGACTGGTCGCCGAAGACATCCTCGACGAACATTCCCTTGGCAGCGCCCTGGCGCATGAGGTTGTAGAACGCGGTGTCGTGCCCGGGGTGGTGCTCGGTGAGGCGTCGCGCAGTGGCGCACTCGTGAGCGTGGAAGACGGTGCGAAAAGCGTCGCCGCCATCCATGACGGCCTTGAGCGCCGTGCACAGGCCCATGAACTCGTGGCTGAAGATGATGCAAGGCAGTTCGCTGGCCGGCACGAGCGCCGACAGCGCATAGAACGCCGGCTCGGCGAGGCGGCAGTACTCTTCAAACCCCCAGTCGTGCTCGTAGCGGCGCGCATCGAGGCCGAAACGCTCCCACAGGCGCATCTTGAAGATCGCCAGCTGCTCGCGGTCGGGCCTGGACACGTCGATGAGCAGCACTTCGGCGGTGCCCTCGCGATTGTGGTGATTCTTCTCGTAGGTTCGGATGCCGTAGGCGATGTGTACTCCGAATGCCCACTGGATCGGGTGGAATTTGCGCCCGAGGCCGTCGAAGTCGATGTGATCGACGCTGCTGTAGCGGATGTTCACGTGTGGGCCGAGACGCTTGAGCGGGCTCTCGAGATGGCTGCCTCCCATCGGACCAACGAGGATGGAGCGGCGTACCGCCTGCTGGTAGACGGCGCTGGTCATCATGCCCTCAAGCACGGTGCCGATGCCGCCCATCTTTTCGATGGCTTCGTGCGTCACGTGGGCGAGGGTGAAGGGACCGGCTGAGGCGGGCGACTCTGGCATGGCCTGATGGTATCGACCAAGTTCGCCGGTAGGCCGCAGCAACGCTGCGACGACGATCAGGGGATGTCGCCGACCTCTGCGACCGTGGCGCGCGCGGGCGCCATGGCGCCCTCAATCAGCCCCGGCTGCCAGATCTCGTCGAGATCCTGATCATCCGTGGCCTTGCGCATGAGGAAGTAGAGCACGGTCATGGCCGAAGCGAGGTACGACAC
This sequence is a window from Phycisphaerales bacterium. Protein-coding genes within it:
- the nuoF gene encoding NADH-quinone oxidoreductase subunit NuoF; this translates as MPMTGPVLTRRIPTFPYGNPQDRRTVWYEDYLKSGGYEALRQAIAQEPAAIVDQVKDSGLRGRGGAGFPCGLKWTFLPKNYEGQRYLAVNADESEPGTFKDRLILDYDPHMLLEGIAISCYACRIQTAYIYIRGEYHHQAHVLEKAIAEAYDNGIFGGKGLLGGASPFKVDCYLHRGAGAYICGEETGLLESLEGKRGWPRIKPPFPAVKGLFGKPTIINNVETLCCVPFIVEQGVGWFKSLGCESSIKGPPSYGTKLMGVSGHVNRPGVYECDLGIPLRKLVDDYCGGMRGGKKYKAAIAGGISMGVLGTDQFDAEMDFDIGRKYEVLGLGTACPTIFDEDTDMVMVARNITRFFKNESCGQCTPCREGSGWMYKLMCRIEAGEAKSKDLDLLLELAGSMGAMPGTTICGLADGNNWAVRTIVNKFRSEFEARVKPSFVPVTVGVG